In Kangiella profundi, one DNA window encodes the following:
- a CDS encoding 3-deoxy-D-manno-octulosonic acid kinase → MKIEQVDRNRFLVTTKRYRGKVTSDWFDAKLLAEQGAIIGHSTGRNTTWFFQKRDEQFVLRKYYRGGILSKWVEDSYLFTGLKRTRAYRELSLLRKMQKIGLPVPEPVALMVEKNGFTYRASIIIGLIKNTQDLFHVLRQRSLSADEWQAVGALIRQFHEQGVYHSDLNIHNILLDDQGQFWLIDFDKGRLLANTSARLETNLARLQRSLGKEQDKHSEFNWQESDWHYLVEGYNG, encoded by the coding sequence GTGAAAATTGAACAAGTTGACAGAAATCGGTTCCTGGTGACAACGAAGCGCTATCGCGGAAAAGTTACTAGTGACTGGTTTGATGCAAAACTATTAGCAGAGCAGGGAGCTATCATCGGACATTCAACCGGACGAAATACAACCTGGTTTTTTCAGAAGCGGGACGAACAGTTCGTGCTTAGAAAATACTACCGGGGCGGTATTTTATCTAAGTGGGTTGAAGATTCTTATCTATTTACTGGTCTAAAACGGACACGAGCTTATCGTGAACTTTCACTATTAAGAAAAATGCAGAAGATAGGTTTGCCAGTACCCGAGCCAGTGGCTTTGATGGTAGAAAAAAATGGTTTTACCTACCGCGCCTCGATCATCATCGGGCTGATCAAAAACACCCAGGACCTTTTTCATGTTTTGAGACAGCGTTCACTATCTGCTGATGAGTGGCAGGCGGTTGGTGCCCTTATCAGACAATTTCATGAACAGGGCGTCTACCATTCCGATTTAAACATCCACAATATTCTACTGGATGATCAAGGCCAGTTCTGGTTGATTGATTTTGACAAAGGCCGTCTGCTTGCCAATACCAGCGCCAGGCTGGAAACTAATCTGGCGCGACTGCAGCGCTCACTTGGCAAGGAGCAAGATAAACATTCTGAGTTCAACTGGCAGGAGAGCGATTGGCACTATTTGGTAGAAGGCTACAATGGCTGA
- a CDS encoding glycosyltransferase family 9 protein, which produces MKVALVRLSAIGDCTLVLPVVRALLRQRPELELYWIIGKAAYSLLKDSAHPRLHYIPIDKPKNFSDYRKLKKQLAEHSFDAVLAMQASARANLMYPLIRSPRKIGFDKTRARDWQWLFTNERIDFSDEHLHDSFKRFAELLIQNKLEVSADDWLITLSHDNASAIANMSLPENYVVINPAASKLERCWSTANTVQLIKQIKERYQLPVVLTGGPDKLDHELAQQIESQVEVINCVGKTNLQQLAVILHKAKVCIAPDTGPAHIANGVGTPVIGLYAVAPSKLSGPYLNQKYTIDKFEQAVQQLLGKQLHEIGWRMRVHNRQAMDLISVDEVMAKLSLILKA; this is translated from the coding sequence ATGAAAGTTGCTTTGGTAAGACTTTCCGCAATTGGTGATTGCACACTGGTTTTACCGGTGGTGCGTGCCCTTTTGCGACAGAGGCCAGAACTGGAACTTTATTGGATTATCGGTAAAGCTGCCTATAGCCTATTAAAAGATTCCGCTCACCCTCGCCTGCACTATATTCCAATCGATAAGCCGAAGAACTTTTCAGACTATCGAAAGCTAAAAAAACAACTGGCAGAGCATAGCTTTGATGCAGTACTGGCTATGCAGGCCAGTGCGCGCGCTAACCTGATGTATCCACTCATTCGCAGTCCTCGTAAAATTGGTTTTGATAAAACTCGTGCGCGTGATTGGCAATGGCTATTCACCAATGAGCGAATTGATTTTAGTGACGAACATCTGCATGACAGCTTCAAGCGTTTTGCCGAACTGTTGATTCAAAATAAGCTCGAGGTTAGTGCCGATGATTGGTTGATTACTCTTTCGCATGATAACGCCAGCGCTATTGCCAATATGTCATTGCCAGAGAACTATGTAGTGATTAATCCGGCGGCAAGCAAGTTGGAGCGCTGTTGGTCTACTGCTAACACGGTTCAGCTAATTAAACAGATTAAGGAGCGTTATCAGTTACCAGTAGTATTAACCGGTGGGCCGGATAAGCTGGATCATGAGCTGGCACAGCAGATCGAAAGTCAGGTAGAAGTTATCAACTGCGTGGGTAAGACAAACTTACAACAGCTGGCTGTCATATTACACAAAGCAAAAGTCTGTATCGCACCTGATACCGGACCGGCGCACATTGCTAATGGGGTAGGCACTCCGGTGATAGGGCTATATGCCGTTGCTCCCAGTAAGCTATCGGGGCCGTATCTCAATCAAAAATATACCATTGATAAATTTGAGCAGGCAGTACAGCAACTTCTGGGAAAGCAACTTCATGAAATCGGCTGGCGTATGCGAGTACACAACCGCCAGGCCATGGATTTGATTAGTGTTGATGAGGTGATGGCAAAGTTAAGCCTTATATTGAAAGCTTAA
- a CDS encoding COX15/CtaA family protein produces MQKKTLRKFAIFASILALCVILLGAWTRLSDAGLGCPDWPGCYGHFTVPQDADYIKQAEVEYNQVFEADKAWPEMIHRHFAKAIGLVIIILFVGAWRGRRKDPSIPVLLPSILLPLVIFQGLLGMWTVTLKVHPFVVMLHLLGGFSILSLLFLYILQLRPKIVSLSQVVAKKFKKLAMVSFVLVILQIALGGWTAANYAATACTELPFCNDGWTQNVDFKGGYDLWQKGFEFDEFKALEQEKFEADLAKAQGEPFINYEGGVLSHEQKVAIHVSHRIGAYIVFLVVGLLAFLMIREKDSVLIRHFGRALALVLIGQMLLGFSNIIFALPLYVAVAHNGGGVILLLTLIAVNFLVNWQFRQAKQVGGKHG; encoded by the coding sequence ATGCAAAAGAAAACATTACGTAAGTTCGCTATTTTCGCCAGCATTCTGGCGCTGTGTGTGATTTTATTGGGAGCCTGGACTCGTCTAAGCGATGCTGGTCTAGGCTGTCCTGACTGGCCGGGTTGCTATGGTCACTTCACCGTTCCTCAGGATGCTGATTACATCAAGCAGGCTGAGGTGGAATACAATCAGGTTTTCGAGGCTGATAAAGCCTGGCCTGAAATGATTCATCGTCACTTTGCCAAGGCAATTGGTCTTGTCATCATTATTTTATTTGTTGGCGCCTGGAGAGGTCGTCGCAAAGACCCTAGCATTCCGGTTTTACTCCCTTCAATTCTTTTACCATTGGTTATTTTCCAGGGATTGCTAGGAATGTGGACAGTGACGCTAAAGGTGCATCCGTTTGTCGTCATGCTCCATCTACTCGGTGGTTTCTCAATTTTATCCTTGCTGTTTTTATATATCTTACAGCTTAGACCGAAAATTGTTTCTTTATCGCAGGTTGTTGCTAAAAAGTTCAAGAAGCTGGCGATGGTAAGTTTTGTGTTGGTGATTCTGCAGATTGCCCTGGGTGGCTGGACCGCGGCCAACTATGCGGCCACTGCCTGCACGGAATTACCATTCTGTAATGATGGCTGGACGCAGAATGTCGATTTCAAAGGTGGTTATGACCTATGGCAGAAAGGCTTTGAGTTTGATGAATTCAAGGCACTTGAGCAGGAAAAGTTTGAAGCTGATCTAGCTAAAGCGCAGGGCGAACCCTTTATCAATTATGAAGGTGGCGTGTTGAGCCACGAGCAGAAAGTGGCGATTCATGTCAGCCACAGAATTGGTGCTTATATTGTCTTTTTAGTGGTCGGTTTGTTGGCATTCTTGATGATACGTGAGAAAGACAGCGTCCTGATCCGTCACTTCGGTCGAGCGTTGGCATTGGTGCTGATTGGACAAATGCTATTAGGCTTCAGCAATATCATTTTTGCTCTGCCGCTATATGTTGCAGTGGCACATAATGGTGGCGGTGTCATTTTATTATTGACGCTGATTGCCGTGAACTTTTTGGTTAACTGGCAATTTAGACAAGCCAAGCAAGTGGGAGGAAAACATGGCTAA
- a CDS encoding SURF1 family protein — MSKPLFKISIGSRSFAPTLIPAIAFLLLLPVLLRLGIWQLDRAEEKRQLIANLQAKSNQPSIALEQALQLEQPDQTKVEVAGQAVPNLHLVVDNQKRDGRLGYEVFALWQTDSDKSSQQPNYILVSRGWLPRQDFYEKVPKIPPFEDQSLEGQLYFSKGSNQVVAQNAQWQKFDDAWLIGQFDLETIAEKAGEIGYHTAPFVVRQQADPNSPFVRQWELVASPPEKHIAYAIQWFGMALVLIILFIVLNLKRERQDESANG, encoded by the coding sequence TTGTCTAAACCTTTATTCAAAATCTCAATAGGCTCCCGCAGCTTTGCACCGACCCTGATTCCCGCCATTGCCTTTTTATTGTTGTTGCCGGTCTTGTTGAGACTGGGCATTTGGCAGCTGGACCGTGCTGAAGAAAAACGCCAATTGATTGCTAATCTGCAGGCGAAATCCAATCAGCCCAGTATAGCGCTGGAACAGGCATTGCAGCTGGAACAGCCGGATCAGACCAAGGTTGAAGTGGCTGGGCAAGCGGTGCCTAACCTGCATCTGGTGGTGGATAATCAGAAGCGCGATGGGCGCCTGGGCTATGAAGTGTTCGCCCTGTGGCAGACTGATTCAGATAAGTCGTCACAACAACCAAATTATATTCTGGTAAGTAGAGGTTGGTTACCTCGACAAGATTTTTACGAGAAGGTCCCTAAAATTCCCCCTTTCGAGGATCAGAGCCTTGAAGGTCAACTCTATTTCTCTAAAGGTTCCAATCAGGTTGTGGCGCAAAATGCGCAATGGCAAAAGTTCGATGATGCCTGGCTGATCGGCCAATTTGATCTGGAAACTATTGCAGAAAAAGCAGGCGAAATAGGGTATCATACCGCTCCTTTTGTGGTCAGGCAGCAGGCAGACCCTAACTCGCCCTTTGTCAGGCAGTGGGAGTTGGTGGCAAGCCCTCCGGAGAAGCATATTGCTTATGCCATTCAATGGTTTGGTATGGCTTTGGTTCTGATCATTTTATTCATAGTGTTAAATCTTAAGCGAGAGAGACAAGATGAGTCAGCAAACGGTTGA
- a CDS encoding MATE family efflux transporter translates to MKLWTIATLKTDLQRTDQHSAIWRIALPMLLSNMTVPLVGLVDSAVMGHLPEPYYLAAVGLGAALFTFIVWTMGFLRMITTGLVAQAYGAEDHVAIRQWLCLSSLLGLSVAFLTLLLNPWLIDLILWWIEGSPEVESSVLAYWNTRIWGLPFSLLNAVMIGWFLGMQTARIPFWMLLIINILNVVLDLYFVLGLGMTVEGVALASVIAEAVGFAFGAYHVVRLLSQYPIAEKFKLAWHKLKRLLSLNGDLLIRTLALELVFFTIHARGAELGDEVMAINAILLNFLLLIANGLDGFANAVEALVGKAIGRNSWRDFRSSINVGGLWSLIVSVIFALVFWLFIEQFIGLITTIDSVIAASEPYHLYIIFMALVSVWSFWLDGVFIGASQIGAMRNSMLIAVLVGFVPLNFVTKSLGNHGLWLAFYAFMLLRALSSVLFLKLGIKAGAYIALDKVPLTKE, encoded by the coding sequence ATGAAACTCTGGACTATTGCTACACTAAAAACTGATTTACAGAGAACTGATCAACATTCGGCGATTTGGCGTATTGCTTTACCGATGTTGCTGTCGAATATGACGGTGCCGCTGGTGGGGTTGGTGGATTCGGCGGTGATGGGGCATTTGCCGGAGCCGTATTATCTGGCGGCTGTTGGGTTGGGTGCCGCTTTGTTTACCTTTATTGTCTGGACCATGGGTTTCCTGAGGATGATTACCACGGGTCTGGTGGCGCAGGCTTATGGTGCGGAAGATCATGTTGCTATCCGGCAGTGGCTGTGTCTATCGTCTTTGCTGGGGTTGTCGGTTGCCTTTTTGACTTTGTTGTTAAACCCCTGGCTGATTGATCTGATTCTGTGGTGGATTGAGGGATCGCCTGAAGTAGAGTCAAGTGTTCTGGCCTATTGGAATACTCGGATCTGGGGGCTGCCTTTCAGTTTACTCAACGCGGTAATGATTGGCTGGTTTCTGGGTATGCAGACGGCGCGTATTCCGTTCTGGATGCTGTTGATTATTAATATTCTGAATGTGGTTCTGGATCTCTATTTTGTGCTGGGTCTGGGCATGACGGTTGAGGGAGTGGCTTTAGCCAGCGTGATTGCCGAGGCTGTTGGTTTTGCCTTTGGTGCTTATCATGTAGTGCGCCTTCTGTCTCAATATCCTATCGCTGAAAAATTCAAACTGGCCTGGCATAAACTCAAACGATTGCTCAGCTTAAATGGCGATTTATTAATTCGTACTCTGGCGCTGGAGTTGGTGTTCTTTACCATTCATGCTCGTGGCGCTGAGTTAGGAGATGAAGTGATGGCTATCAATGCCATTTTACTGAACTTTCTGCTATTAATTGCTAATGGTCTTGACGGTTTTGCCAATGCCGTAGAGGCGCTGGTTGGTAAAGCCATTGGTCGCAATAGTTGGCGAGATTTTCGTTCGAGCATCAATGTGGGTGGTTTGTGGTCTTTAATTGTCAGTGTCATTTTTGCCTTGGTTTTCTGGCTCTTTATTGAACAGTTCATTGGCTTAATTACTACCATTGATAGTGTTATTGCAGCTTCAGAGCCTTACCATCTCTATATCATCTTTATGGCGCTGGTTTCGGTCTGGAGCTTTTGGCTGGATGGGGTTTTTATTGGAGCATCGCAAATTGGCGCCATGCGTAATTCGATGTTAATTGCCGTTCTGGTGGGCTTTGTACCGCTGAACTTTGTGACAAAAAGCCTGGGTAATCATGGCTTGTGGTTGGCTTTCTATGCCTTTATGCTACTGCGAGCACTCAGTTCAGTGCTGTTTTTGAAGCTGGGTATAAAAGCAGGCGCCTACATCGCTTTGGATAAGGTTCCATTGACGAAAGAATAA
- a CDS encoding DUF3667 domain-containing protein, which yields MNQPNTMPDTPKTGKPEKFCNQCGQKTFRPQRTIKELLVEFVEDWLNFDSKVFKTARMLAKPGALSRDYFTNSHHKNHYVTPIKLYLILSIIFLLMTKAGGFNVSNVQIGTNNLSEQERAEVQEALTDAQEQLGDNSALSPEVLKAIDNAQAQADTEETDPVVLALHCKSDAKDIFHLWPQWLDQALEERIDKLCDTYHDISYLPEEKQKAARSALGLSIVQNMIEVIPQTVLFALPLFALLLSLFYVFKKRLYVEHLVLLIHSHSFMFAIILLYLGWYQLVTIVPQLQVLHLGWFVFIGLIVYLFYTQKNFYQTGYWATIWRFMLYGLLYMVIFSFMMLIALLIGLMSA from the coding sequence GTGAATCAGCCCAACACGATGCCAGATACCCCAAAAACTGGTAAACCTGAAAAATTTTGTAATCAATGTGGGCAAAAGACCTTTCGCCCACAGCGAACCATCAAAGAGCTTTTGGTCGAGTTTGTCGAAGACTGGCTCAATTTTGACTCCAAAGTTTTTAAAACTGCGCGCATGCTGGCTAAACCCGGTGCTCTCTCGCGGGATTACTTCACCAACTCGCACCACAAGAACCATTACGTTACCCCAATCAAGCTTTACCTGATCCTGTCGATCATTTTCCTGTTAATGACCAAAGCTGGCGGCTTCAATGTCAGTAATGTTCAGATTGGCACCAATAACCTGAGCGAGCAGGAAAGAGCCGAAGTTCAGGAAGCCTTAACCGATGCACAGGAACAACTGGGTGATAACTCTGCTCTCAGCCCCGAAGTATTGAAGGCAATCGACAATGCCCAAGCTCAAGCTGACACAGAGGAAACCGATCCGGTTGTTTTGGCTCTTCACTGCAAATCCGATGCAAAAGATATTTTCCATCTGTGGCCACAGTGGCTTGATCAAGCGTTAGAAGAGCGAATTGATAAACTGTGCGATACCTACCACGACATATCCTATCTGCCTGAAGAAAAGCAGAAAGCCGCTCGCAGTGCATTAGGACTTTCTATTGTCCAAAATATGATTGAGGTGATTCCTCAGACGGTCTTATTTGCGTTGCCGTTATTCGCCTTGTTGCTAAGCCTTTTTTATGTGTTTAAAAAGCGCCTTTATGTGGAGCATCTGGTGTTACTGATTCACAGTCACAGCTTCATGTTCGCCATAATTCTGCTTTATCTTGGCTGGTATCAGCTGGTCACGATCGTTCCCCAGTTGCAGGTACTGCATTTGGGCTGGTTTGTGTTTATCGGCTTAATCGTTTATCTGTTCTACACTCAGAAAAACTTTTATCAGACGGGTTACTGGGCAACCATTTGGCGTTTCATGCTTTATGGGCTGCTGTATATGGTGATATTCAGTTTTATGATGCTGATAGCGTTATTGATTGGTTTAATGTCGGCTTAA
- the cyoE gene encoding heme o synthase codes for MANSNQQTPTTEGEPKSQGRPITWRDYYELTKPKVVYLLVFTAVVGMFLANDVTQSWFPPISALIFGTLGIAFASGAAAVVNHVVDARIDTMMARTMQRPVAQGRVKPRNAVIFSTILAAVAMAMLWFLVNPLTAVLTLGGLVGYAFVYTMFLKRATPQNIVIGGLSGAIPPLLGWTSVTGSADPYAWLLVLIIFTWTPPHFWALSIHRIEDYAKAEIPMLPVTHGEDFTKTSIVLYTILLILSTLLPYLTGMSGIIYLIGAVGLGLWFLYYTVILKYREREGIAMKTFGVSIGYLTFLFAFLLIDHYVDPFIKF; via the coding sequence ATGGCTAATTCGAATCAGCAAACCCCAACAACTGAGGGTGAGCCGAAAAGCCAAGGTCGCCCAATCACCTGGCGTGATTATTACGAGCTAACTAAGCCAAAGGTCGTCTACTTATTAGTATTTACCGCTGTGGTCGGCATGTTTTTAGCTAACGATGTCACCCAAAGCTGGTTCCCGCCAATAAGCGCATTAATTTTCGGTACCTTGGGGATCGCTTTTGCGTCCGGTGCTGCAGCAGTGGTCAATCATGTGGTGGATGCGCGCATTGATACTATGATGGCGCGCACCATGCAACGTCCGGTTGCTCAGGGTCGCGTAAAGCCACGTAATGCGGTTATTTTCTCGACTATCTTAGCGGCGGTTGCCATGGCCATGCTGTGGTTCTTGGTTAATCCATTAACGGCCGTGTTAACTCTTGGCGGATTGGTTGGCTATGCTTTCGTTTACACCATGTTTTTAAAGCGTGCCACACCGCAGAACATTGTGATTGGTGGTTTATCAGGGGCGATTCCACCACTACTTGGCTGGACTTCGGTTACTGGTTCCGCTGACCCTTATGCCTGGCTGCTGGTGTTGATTATTTTTACCTGGACGCCACCACATTTCTGGGCGCTTTCGATCCATCGAATTGAAGATTATGCCAAAGCAGAAATCCCAATGCTGCCAGTGACTCACGGCGAAGATTTCACCAAAACCTCCATCGTGCTTTATACCATTTTGCTGATTTTATCGACCTTGCTTCCTTACCTGACTGGCATGAGCGGTATTATCTATTTGATTGGCGCGGTAGGACTTGGACTGTGGTTCCTGTATTACACAGTGATTTTGAAATACCGAGAGCGTGAAGGGATTGCGATGAAAACTTTTGGGGTGTCGATTGGTTATCTGACTTTCTTGTTTGCATTCCTGTTAATCGATCATTACGTCGATCCTTTTATCAAATTTTAA
- a CDS encoding twin transmembrane helix small protein, whose amino-acid sequence MWIKIVLIILMLAILFSLFRGLFFLGKGDEESSKKLVKALSWRIGLSILLFIIVILLHYFGVLEFRDSVLPVETSTQGSSSESAQHDARYPKNW is encoded by the coding sequence ATGTGGATTAAAATTGTACTTATTATATTGATGCTGGCCATATTATTCAGCCTTTTTAGAGGTCTGTTTTTTCTGGGCAAAGGCGACGAAGAGTCCAGTAAAAAACTGGTCAAGGCGCTTAGCTGGCGAATTGGTCTATCTATCTTGTTGTTTATCATCGTAATTTTGCTACATTACTTTGGAGTTTTAGAATTTAGAGATAGTGTTCTGCCGGTAGAAACCTCAACTCAAGGAAGTAGCAGTGAATCAGCCCAACACGATGCCAGATACCCCAAAAACTGGTAA
- a CDS encoding SCO family protein: protein MQKNTAFARLIFILVAILSLVAGVMSYQFLFAPKEMQLIRTFGEPRAIAPFEGKTHTGETFNQESFIGNWSIVFFGFTTCPDVCPTAMSNINQVMQQLPENIAKSTQVVMVSVDPERDTLERLNKYVPAFNKDFIGINAGLEETRKLTESIGVTFYKIPGHDDPDNYLVEHTARWFIIDPLGRRYALLTPDEVLPGEDLVGTVARDYEILREQSEF from the coding sequence ATGCAGAAGAACACAGCATTTGCCAGATTGATTTTTATTTTGGTTGCGATTTTGTCATTAGTGGCTGGCGTAATGTCTTACCAATTTCTATTCGCACCAAAAGAAATGCAACTGATTAGAACTTTTGGCGAACCTCGAGCGATTGCTCCTTTTGAAGGAAAAACTCACACTGGCGAAACCTTCAATCAGGAAAGCTTCATCGGTAATTGGAGCATCGTATTCTTTGGTTTTACGACCTGCCCGGATGTGTGCCCAACGGCTATGAGCAACATCAATCAGGTCATGCAGCAATTGCCAGAGAATATCGCCAAGTCAACGCAAGTGGTTATGGTGTCAGTTGATCCTGAGCGAGATACGCTGGAGCGATTGAATAAGTATGTACCAGCGTTTAACAAAGATTTTATCGGCATCAATGCAGGGCTCGAAGAAACACGTAAATTGACTGAATCGATTGGCGTGACCTTCTATAAAATTCCTGGCCATGATGATCCGGATAACTATCTGGTCGAACACACTGCTCGTTGGTTTATCATCGACCCATTAGGTCGTCGTTATGCACTGCTTACTCCAGATGAAGTGTTACCTGGCGAAGATTTAGTTGGAACTGTGGCGAGGGATTATGAGATCCTGAGGGAACAGTCGGAATTTTAA